From Streptomonospora salina, the proteins below share one genomic window:
- a CDS encoding IS701 family transposase yields MDPAAVDELREDLDAFCAEVFASIPRRDTRAWGHRYLRGLMLDGRRKPIQPMAGRLPDGGMQTLQRFVGQSPWDPAPVQRGIATKVSRAISPAARIVDDTTVPKAGSQSAGAAHQWCGALGSRPCARTSPACTRSPTLPRSRSLSWRLFLPESWADAADERRAKTGVPEHAGHREKWRLALDMIDQARSWGLWSRRWWAVTRAMATTTASAPGWPGAAWTTWWRCAVTSAPMPAMRCPRRRNAPEAGGRRRCRATAPRPGR; encoded by the coding sequence GTGGATCCGGCCGCCGTCGACGAACTGCGCGAGGACCTCGACGCGTTCTGCGCCGAGGTCTTCGCCTCGATCCCCCGCCGCGACACCCGCGCGTGGGGCCACCGCTACCTGCGCGGACTCATGCTCGACGGTCGCCGCAAACCCATCCAACCCATGGCCGGTCGCCTGCCCGACGGCGGCATGCAGACCCTGCAGCGGTTCGTCGGCCAGTCGCCCTGGGACCCCGCCCCCGTCCAGCGCGGTATCGCCACCAAGGTCAGCCGGGCCATCAGCCCCGCCGCCCGGATCGTCGACGACACCACCGTGCCCAAGGCCGGCTCCCAGTCGGCGGGCGCGGCCCACCAGTGGTGCGGCGCGCTGGGCAGCAGGCCGTGTGCCAGGACTTCACCAGCCTGCACGCGGTCACCGACGCTGCCTCGGTCCCGCTCGCTGTCCTGGCGACTGTTCCTGCCCGAGTCCTGGGCCGATGCGGCCGACGAGCGCCGCGCGAAGACGGGTGTGCCCGAGCATGCGGGTCACCGCGAGAAGTGGCGCCTGGCCCTGGACATGATCGACCAGGCCCGGTCGTGGGGGCTGTGGTCCCGCCGGTGGTGGGCGGTGACGCGGGCTATGGCAACAACCACGGCTTCCGCGCCGGGCTGGCCCGGCGCGGCCTGGACTACGTGGTGGCGGTGCGCGGTGACCTCAGCGCCCATGCCGGCGATGCGGTGCCCCAGGCGCCGGAACGCACCGGAGGCCGGGGGCCGGCGCCGCTGCCGCGCTACCGCGCCCCGGCCCGGTCGCTGA
- a CDS encoding SAM-dependent methyltransferase — MSESTGLDVPPGVDPTTASSARIYDYMLGGKNNYAVDRRTGEQILQAVPETRMLAHANRAFMGRAVDAIGELGVDQFLDIGAGLPAQSPVHEVARRRHPDARVVYVDHDPVVRVHAEALLAERPDITGVVEADMREPETIFAHPELTGRLDLGRPVGLLLVSMLHFLTDAQQPYSLMRRYLDHLPAGSCVAISHIEHDTHPERARYLQRVYASTSSPGQSRSLSEIRRLFSGTTLLEPGLVHLGDWRPRSDEPYYSSEQVWMVGALGHLEGTDTAARA; from the coding sequence GTGAGCGAATCCACCGGACTCGACGTACCGCCGGGGGTGGATCCCACCACGGCCAGCTCGGCGCGGATCTACGACTACATGCTGGGCGGCAAGAACAACTACGCCGTCGACCGCCGGACCGGCGAGCAGATCCTGCAGGCTGTGCCCGAGACCCGCATGCTCGCCCACGCCAACCGCGCCTTCATGGGCCGGGCCGTGGACGCCATTGGCGAACTCGGCGTGGACCAGTTCCTGGACATCGGCGCCGGGCTGCCGGCCCAGAGCCCCGTCCACGAGGTCGCCCGACGCCGCCACCCCGACGCCCGCGTGGTCTACGTGGACCACGACCCCGTGGTGCGCGTGCACGCCGAGGCGCTGCTGGCCGAGAGGCCCGACATCACCGGGGTCGTCGAGGCCGACATGCGCGAACCGGAGACGATCTTCGCCCACCCCGAACTGACCGGACGTCTGGACCTCGGGCGCCCGGTCGGGCTCCTGCTGGTGTCGATGCTGCACTTCCTCACCGACGCCCAGCAGCCCTACTCCCTCATGCGGCGCTACCTGGATCATCTGCCGGCCGGCTCCTGTGTGGCGATCAGCCACATCGAGCACGACACCCATCCCGAGCGCGCCCGGTACCTCCAGCGGGTCTACGCGTCCACGAGCTCGCCCGGCCAGTCCCGTTCCCTCTCCGAAATCCGGCGCTTGTTCTCCGGCACCACGCTGCTGGAGCCCGGCCTGGTGCATCTGGGCGACTGGCGCCCACGCAGCGACGAGCCGTACTACAGCTCGGAGCAGGTGTGGATGGTCGGCGCTCTCGGCCACTTGGAGGGCACGGATACCGCTGCCCGAGCGTGA